Proteins encoded together in one Chloroflexota bacterium window:
- a CDS encoding patatin-like phospholipase family protein: MKPFRERVAIAIDGGGIRGVVVARALAILEDHLGRSAHEIFRLTAGTSTGSVIAAGIAAGLTGAQMHRLYTELGHTIFRRTWRSWLWPLTRYRYPFDPLKKAIREQIGDLKMGDFWSADPPTDVVITAFDLVTNHTRFIKPWKPEYANWPVVKAVLASSSVPTYFPPIDGRYVDGGVGAYTNPCYLAAYELVYVLGWDPAETTLISLGTGRNPHTFAPGDANRLWAWQWVKPILGAFLQSADDQQVHLVSTFFQDLDFRRFQVDLREPIEMDDPSKIPQLTAYGDELGRKILNDETDPALDFRIMRAPSRL, encoded by the coding sequence ATGAAGCCATTCCGTGAACGTGTCGCCATCGCCATCGATGGAGGGGGCATCCGGGGCGTCGTCGTCGCCCGGGCGTTGGCCATCCTGGAGGATCACCTGGGGCGGTCCGCTCATGAGATCTTCCGGCTGACGGCGGGCACGTCAACCGGCTCCGTCATCGCGGCGGGCATCGCCGCCGGCCTGACCGGCGCCCAGATGCATCGGCTATACACGGAGCTGGGGCACACCATCTTCCGCCGGACGTGGCGCAGCTGGCTGTGGCCGCTCACCCGCTATCGCTATCCATTCGATCCGCTGAAAAAGGCCATCCGGGAGCAGATCGGCGACCTGAAGATGGGGGACTTCTGGTCGGCGGATCCCCCCACCGATGTGGTCATCACCGCCTTCGACCTGGTCACCAACCACACACGTTTCATCAAGCCGTGGAAGCCGGAATATGCGAACTGGCCGGTGGTCAAGGCGGTGCTGGCGTCCTCCTCCGTGCCCACGTACTTCCCGCCGATCGACGGCCGCTACGTGGACGGCGGCGTGGGCGCATACACCAATCCCTGCTACCTCGCCGCCTACGAGCTGGTCTACGTCCTGGGGTGGGACCCGGCGGAGACCACGCTGATCAGCCTGGGGACCGGGCGCAATCCTCATACCTTCGCCCCGGGCGACGCGAATCGCCTCTGGGCGTGGCAATGGGTGAAGCCGATCCTGGGCGCTTTCCTCCAGTCGGCCGACGACCAGCAGGTGCATCTGGTGAGCACCTTCTTCCAGGACCTCGACTTCCGCCGGTTCCAGGTAGACCTGCGTGAGCCCATCGAGATGGATGATCCTAGTAAGATCCCGCAGCTCACGGCGTACGGCGACGAGCTGGGACGCAAGATCCTGAACGATGAGACGGACCCGGCGCTGGACTTCCGGATCATGAGGGCGCCGTCCCGGCTGTAA
- a CDS encoding glycoside hydrolase, protein MIHKAPASDPDKIRVIFELPSSFWAERICLVGEFNGWNRTSHPLRQERDGAWRIVLELPRGRRYQFRYLIDGTQWQNDPDADDYVPNEFGSYNSVVLTEIPTGEDVEGGKETE, encoded by the coding sequence ATGATTCACAAAGCGCCCGCCTCTGATCCGGACAAGATTCGTGTGATATTTGAGCTCCCCAGCTCATTCTGGGCGGAGCGGATCTGCCTCGTCGGTGAGTTCAATGGGTGGAATCGCACCTCGCATCCTCTGCGCCAGGAGCGAGATGGCGCCTGGCGCATCGTCTTGGAGCTCCCACGGGGACGGCGCTATCAGTTTCGCTATCTGATCGATGGGACCCAGTGGCAGAACGATCCCGATGCGGATGACTATGTGCCCAACGAGTTCGGCTCCTACAACTCGGTGGTCTTGACGGAGATCCCCACGGGGGAGGACGTTGAGGGGGGCAAGGAGACGGAATGA
- a CDS encoding bifunctional 4-hydroxy-2-oxoglutarate aldolase/2-dehydro-3-deoxy-phosphogluconate aldolase → MSGSALDRSSIVERILDRRLIAVVRAAGADEALQVGKALAEGGVDLIEITFTVPDAPAAIARLTRALPETVVGAGSVTTPEQAEDAISAGARFVVSPVGQLDLIAACHRRDVVCMVAGLTPTELFHAWQSGADLVKLFPAGAVGGPSYVRSVLAPLPDLPLVPTGGVTFENFRAYLAAGAKAVGLGGALIPKDLVRLGERTSDAGEGSCWISCPLGNA, encoded by the coding sequence ATGAGCGGCTCTGCATTGGATCGCTCCTCGATCGTGGAGCGCATTCTCGATCGGCGGTTGATCGCCGTCGTGCGTGCGGCCGGTGCCGATGAGGCCTTGCAGGTGGGGAAGGCCCTGGCCGAGGGGGGCGTAGACCTGATCGAGATCACCTTCACGGTGCCGGATGCCCCGGCTGCGATCGCCCGATTGACCCGTGCATTACCTGAGACGGTCGTCGGCGCCGGCTCCGTGACCACTCCGGAGCAGGCCGAAGATGCCATCTCCGCCGGGGCCAGGTTCGTCGTCTCACCCGTGGGCCAGCTGGATCTGATCGCGGCGTGCCATCGCCGTGATGTGGTCTGCATGGTGGCCGGGCTGACGCCGACGGAGTTATTCCACGCGTGGCAGTCCGGCGCCGATCTCGTGAAGCTGTTCCCCGCCGGGGCGGTGGGAGGACCTTCGTACGTGCGCAGCGTTCTGGCGCCGCTGCCGGACCTCCCCCTGGTGCCCACCGGCGGCGTGACGTTCGAGAACTTCCGGGCGTATCTGGCGGCCGGGGCGAAGGCCGTCGGGCTGGGCGGCGCGTTGATCCCGAAGGATCTGGTTCGCTTGGGGGAGCGGACGAGTGACGCAGGGGAAGGCTCATGTTGGATATCGTGTCCATTGGGGAATGCATGA
- a CDS encoding sugar kinase, giving the protein MLDIVSIGECMIEFFADEPIAQAKCFTKAFAGDAFNIIAAAQRMGSKTGFITRVGDDPFAPYLLKSWQEMGVDTSHCKVVPGFNGIYFISLLPGGEREFTYYRKGSAPSTMEPSDLDEDYIAGARILLTTGITQAISSSSRETALRAAQIARAHGVQVAYDPNLRLKLWSLEEARQALEEILPYVSIAMPGGPDESRILLDLERPEEVIERFWSFGVDLVALKWGMEGCWVGERATGSMERVPPLSGIAARDTTGAGDAFNGAFLHGLCEGQTPVEAARLGVIAAALKVRGRGAVASLPSREEVYAVYERQGAG; this is encoded by the coding sequence ATGTTGGATATCGTGTCCATTGGGGAATGCATGATCGAGTTCTTCGCCGACGAACCGATCGCGCAGGCGAAGTGCTTTACCAAAGCGTTTGCCGGAGATGCGTTCAACATCATCGCGGCGGCACAGCGCATGGGGTCGAAGACCGGGTTTATCACCCGGGTGGGGGACGATCCTTTCGCTCCGTACCTGCTCAAGAGTTGGCAGGAGATGGGGGTGGATACGAGCCATTGCAAGGTCGTCCCCGGCTTTAACGGGATCTATTTCATCAGCCTGCTGCCGGGTGGCGAGCGTGAGTTCACATACTATCGCAAGGGGAGCGCCCCGTCTACGATGGAGCCCTCGGACCTGGATGAGGATTATATCGCGGGCGCACGTATCCTGCTTACGACCGGCATCACGCAGGCGATCTCGTCCTCATCCAGGGAGACGGCGTTGCGTGCGGCGCAGATCGCCCGGGCGCACGGCGTGCAGGTCGCTTACGACCCCAATTTGCGTTTGAAGCTGTGGTCGCTTGAGGAGGCGCGCCAGGCTCTGGAGGAGATCCTGCCGTATGTGAGCATCGCCATGCCGGGCGGGCCGGATGAAAGCCGCATCCTGTTGGACTTGGAGAGGCCAGAGGAGGTCATCGAACGCTTCTGGAGCTTCGGCGTCGATCTGGTGGCATTGAAATGGGGGATGGAGGGATGCTGGGTGGGGGAGCGAGCGACGGGCTCCATGGAGCGGGTGCCTCCGCTATCCGGGATCGCTGCCAGGGATACGACGGGTGCGGGGGATGCCTTCAACGGGGCGTTCCTGCACGGCCTGTGCGAGGGGCAAACGCCGGTGGAGGCGGCTCGTCTGGGGGTGATCGCGGCCGCGCTGAAGGTGCGTGGGCGCGGCGCGGTGGCCAGCCTGCCCAGTCGGGAGGAGGTGTATGCCGTGTATGAGCGACAGGGGGCCGGATAG